In Sparus aurata chromosome 2, fSpaAur1.1, whole genome shotgun sequence, a single genomic region encodes these proteins:
- the cep295 gene encoding centrosomal protein of 295 kDa isoform X6, protein MKRKVARLRLSPNEEARIIREEHERRRKLRIQQVREQQRDIALQIRREVERRRQRELEKLEEELRADWERQQREKLNALQKLYEESLQLLGQGHRSAKENEPDLAAIAQKEVENHIKAEERYREALKELKSQKLKDHEKQTQSINARKKALQTEKERAAKVASLPPPPPNPIQQNIDYKKLHVVKKSDVSAFAATHYHMSGRTVDREVDMEQPDAHEEAELEARRLQELQREEKQRREEQLEKARLRGKQALKREHLVQDRERLLVELEHMQQTDLLRRRQQVSQMPAQIFQPLYKRQETREDFQREMEFAFEDMYTGERRVKGDLVVQLVPEPLPALSTGSQDRELDVTVDEDATPGTENTQHDTEQEAESAEMETSAQVELSRPAPRKALKKLLDRIRTQRNHWAESNSDVPAADSQTAISDQIPERDMTIDTGSLTSEEKEQQPTTAPAAMETTEQSAAAETLHPDFANRIQEFEEERKKREEELEREKQQQVLLLQELETQKAKLEQMLLEARQEREHLKAAVTQEVPIIKPPEVPVHDQEISSVSSGPATELVPPPGEDDHTRRIREYQQRLLEQNRVHQRSVEVARQRLDEYQRALQIRYNMTATKMPLAVVPPAVVPPAVVPPAVVPPAVVPPAVVPPAVVPPGLFHPPLQNTRPVHLPAPLPLFTPPSVPAYIHPKPQPFVEVPTRESDISASPPHLPSSSLRVCSRLQGAEAESVSDSLRNQRPDVSAWLTENIMERVTGHLPDRVRPSSATKEPHKPIMTHHSASIPLQPATDPVRVFSSSITDTTPLVQSRAVIRPATSPHDSLYAASLNPRDDDMERQRWELQEVQRRVMEQREAMVLQQRQQEEERQRQELQEVQRRVMEQREAVVLQQRQQEEERQRQELQEVQRRVMEQREAMVLQQRQQQEERQRREGEMTHMKQQKETLQALIQTDAPPPEAASDELVSENINQTRLKLLASLLKAIEESNGGTLSHLEDRQEREDSSQQLSSNSDPVSQGDVPVGPPPALVLPSALLPPRAAKPPVTRVKLGIMGMTEQHELSAIQEAETTINSSQITGLEESARVPPHNVDWDPHEESESSVASDRTLPTPSSSSSEQRTAVRRAAPGSSSERSSYLVWRERLLMGAGTSPESSESDLVRRMISPLSSDSGRGADYSGPAVTICRSPTESAHRPRDSDCLSSTSISTGSYITTDPEQNADKSPPLAHLEERRAAVSLDVSSSPSGQSFGVEESSAAVHPGVNVESLFNESSIQQIIDRYTRELNFSLSATGKTAADGRGSFVEELDFASVSQQSLVQVSERRGEDETSAVSPTLPSNAAEAQRSRQEWDETVNPILEHFSGEDRSLQDSFRPLIGQLTDQSSCLAADHRDSAMERLVGQPSAHSSVIGQLPGVPVPPVSLDQGGWDSTLSRMIGRLSHQSSSHWLSGGQDFYAGQLIGQMVSERSTSWFDGEPEESRMRPLVGELDESAGDRTRVALGVSTEASVPSYPALPPEASSHSASVPDVDRHSQDRTLQNRTSQTDLGPERTEVFPGSDSFHPLLAEVTHNETADASTTFHLPEHNVPESPEGQRAGSVSTSPEARDDSSESESSPERLRAEQPSSCVTTSPALDQSLTQLVTSQNHPPDVELTALSLSNLTVCDDAPAASVSQPEEPFSESEQSLNLRSDVPVLEIMEAAGEKGILEQSEITLVSLTDTTLQDPETTITDEDELQEDKHPAGAREEGQEGNETEQGSESALTDETPEEKNQTQPVTLLEIQWVPDGGLQEVFQQKRRALIQRSTHRIEEIKAKRALSKTRPESREKSKDSQPVSCKSKTKSKGGRAEQNQTTETSGLKQKKPQLPPSVKDSRLKKVDEIKICTPEQRRLDVSEMHQRTQRLYEQLEEVKRQKAIRSRREASAQNRLKAKEFHKKTLQKLRAKQQ, encoded by the exons atgaagagaaaagttGCTCGTTTAAGACTCAGTCCTAACGAGGAGGCGAGGATAATACGAGAGGAACAtgaaaggaggaggaaactgCGCATACAGCAG GTGCGGGAGCAACAGCGAGACATCGCGCTGCAGATCCGCAGAGAGGTTGAGCGGAGACGACAGCGTGAgctggagaagctggaggaggagctgagggcgGACTGGGAACGACAGCAGAGGGAGAAACTAAATGCACTGCAGAAATTGTACGAGGAGAGCCTCCAGCTTCTCGGTCAGGGACACAGGAGTGCCAAAGAAAAT GAACCCGACCTGGCAGCCATTGCTCAGAAGGAGGTGGAGAACCACATCAAAGCAGAGGAGCGTTATCGAGAGGCACTGAAGGAGCTCAAATCCCAGAAGCTTAAAGACCATGAGAAACAGACCCA ATCTATCAATGCCAGGAAGAAGGCCTTACagacagaaaaggaaagagCAGCGAAAGTGGCGAGTCTCCCTCCGCCTCCCCCGAACCCCATCCAG CAGAACATTGATTACAAGAAGCTACACGTAGTAAAGAAATCTGACGTGAGTGCGTTTGCTGCCACACATTACCACATGTCTGGGAGAACAGTGGACAGAGAGGTAGACATGGAGCAG cctGATGCTCATGAGGAAGCTGAGCTGGAGGCGAGGAGGCTGCAGGAGttacagagggaggagaagcagaggagagaggagcagctggagaagGCTCGTCTCAGAGGGAAGCAGGCTCTGAAGAGGGAACATCTCGTGCAG GATCGCGAGCGGCTTCTTGTTGAGCTGGAGCACATGCAGCAGACAGACCTGCTGAGGAGGAGACAGCAGGTGTCACAGATGCCTGCTCAGATCTTCCAGCCTCTCTACAAGAGACAGGAGACGAGGGAGGACTTCCAGAGGGAGATGGAGTTCGCCTTTGAGGACATGTACACTGGAGAGAGGA GGGTTAAAGGGGACCTGGTGGTCCAGCTGGTACCAGAGCCTCTGCCAGCTCTGTCCACAGGCAGCCAGGACCGAGAGCTGGACGTCACGGTGGATGAAGACGCCACACcgggaacagaaaacacacagcatgaCACTGAGCAAGAAGCTGAGAGTGCCGAGATGGAAACATCTGCTCAAG TGGAGCTCTCCAGACCTGCTCCTCGAAAGGCGTTGAAGAAACTCCTGGATCGCATCAGGACTCAGAGGAACCACTGGGCTGAAAGCAACAGTGACGTCCCTGCAGCCGATTCACAGACCGCCATCTCTGATCAGATCCCAGAGCGAGACATGACCATCGACACGGGTTCTCTGACCAGCGAGGAGAAAGAGCAGCAACCAACAACAGCACCTG CAGCGATGGAGACGACAGAGCAGTCGGCTGCAGCAGAAACTCTGCATCCTGATTTTGCCAACAGAATCCAAGAATTTGAAGAAGAACGGAAGAAAAGG gaagaggagctggagagggagaagcagcagcaggtgcttTTGCTTCAGGAGCTGGAAACACAGAAGGCCAAACTGGAGCAGATGCTGCTCGAGGCCCGGCAGGAGAGAGAACACCTGAAGGCTGCTGTGACCCAGGAAGTGCCTATTATTAAACCACCTGAAGTACCTGTTCATGACCAGGAGATCTCCTCCGTCAGCTCTGGACCAGCCACTGAG CTCGTGCCTCCTCCAGGTGAAGACGACCACACCAGGAGGATTCGAGAGTATCAACAGCGGCTGTTGGAACAAAACAG AGTTCACCAGAGGTCAGTGGAAGTTGCTCGTCAGCGCCTGGATGAATACCAGCGAGCTCTACAGATTCGTTACAACATGACGGCCACAAAGATGCCGCTTGCCGTCGTCCCGCCTGCTGTCGTCCCGCCTGCTGTCGTCCCGCCTGCTGTCGTCCCTCCTGCTGTCGTCCCTCCTGCTGTCGTCCCGCCTGCTGTCGTCCCTCCTGGCCTCTTCCACCCTCCTCTGCAGAATACTCGGCCTGTGCATCTtccagctcctctgccactCTTTACACCTCCATCAGTGCCTGCATACATCCACCCCAAACCACAACCTTTTGTGGAAGTTCCCACGAGAGAGTCTGACATATCGGCTTCACCTCCACATCTTCCCAGCTCAAGTTTGAGAGTTTGCTCGAGGTTGCAGGGGGCTGAagcagaatctgtttcagacaGTCTTAGGAACCAGAGACCAGACGTCTCTGCCTGGCTGACAGAAAACATCATGGAGAGAGTGACGGGGCACCTTCCAGACAGAGTGAGACCCTCCTCAGCCACCAAAGAGCCTCACAAACCGATCATGACTCATCACTCAGCCAGCATCCCGCTACAGCCAGCCACTGATCCCGTCAGAGTTTTTAGCTCGAGCATCACAGACACGACACCTCTGGTTCAGAGTCGTGCAGTGATTCGGCCTGCGACCTCTCCACATGACTCCCTTTACGCTGCGTCCCTGAACCCCAGAGATGATGACATGGAAAGGCAGAGATGGGAGCTGCAGGAGGTCCAGAGACGGGTGATGGAGCAGAGGGAGGCGATGGTGCTGCAGCAGAGAcaacaagaagaggagaggcagagacaggagctgcaggaggtcCAGAGACGAGTGATGGAGCAGAGGGAGGCGGTGGTGCTGCAGCAGAGAcaacaagaagaggagaggcagagacaggagctgcaggaggtccagagacgggtgatggagcagagggaggcgatggtgctgcagcagagacaacaacaagaggagaggcagagacggGAGGGAGAGATGACTCATATGAAGCAACAGAAGGAGACGTTACAGGCTCTGATCCAAACTGATGCACCA CCTCCTGAAGCGGCCAGCGACGAGTTGGTTTCAGAGAACATCAATCAGACCCGCCTTAAATTACTGGCGTCCCTGCTGAAGGCTATAGAGGAGAGTAATGGAGGAACTCTGTCACATCTTGAAGACCgtcaggagagagaggactcgTCCCAGCAGCTGTCCTCTAACAGCG ATCCTGTCTCTCAGGGTGATGTTCCTGTTGGACCTCCCCCAGCGTTGGTCCTCCCGTCAGCACTCCTCCCTCCTCGAGCAGCAAAGCCTCCAGTGACGCGTGTCAAGCTGGGCATCATGGGAATGACCGAGCAACATGAGCTCAGTGCTATTCAGGAGGCGGAGACGACGATCAACAGCAGCCAGATCACAG GACTTGAAGAAAGTGCGAGGGTCCCCCCACACAACGTGGACTGGGATCCACATGAAGAATCAGAATCTTCCGTGGCCTCTGACAGAACTCTGCCGACACCATCTTCATCCAGCAGCGAGCAGCGGACCGCCGTAAGACGAGCCGCCCCCGGGTCGAGCTCAGAGAGATCCAGTTATctcgtctggagagagaggctgCTGATGGGGGCCGGAACGTCTCCAGAATCCTCAGAGTCCG ACTTGGTCCGGAGGATGATCTCGCCTCTGTCCTCTGACTCTGGGAGAGGAGCTGACTACTCCGGTCCTGCAGTCACAATCTGCAGATCCCCCACAGAG tCTGCACACAGGCCTCGTGATTCTGACTGCCTCTCCTCCACCAGCATCTCCACTGGCAGCTACATCACCACCGATCCTGAGCAAAACGCCG ATAAATCTCCTCCCCTCGCACATTTGGAAGAAAGGCGAGCGGCGGTTTCACTCGACGTCTCCTCTTCTCCGTCCGGTCAAAGCTTCGGTGTGGAGGAGAGCTCGGCTGCAGTTCATCCTGGTGTCAACGTCGAGTCTCTGTTCAATGAAAGCAGCATCCAGCAGATTATAGACCGATACACAAGAGAGCTGAACTTCTCCCTCAGCGCCACCGGGAAAACAGCAG CAGACGGTCGAGGCTCGTTTGTGGAGGAACTCGACTTCGCTTCAGTCTCTCAGCAGTCGCTGGTTCAGGtctcagagaggagaggggaggatgaAACCTCTGCAGTCAGTCCGACTCTTCCATCGAACGCAGCAGAAGCACAGAGGAGTCGTCAG gAATGGGACGAGACGGTCAATCCGATCCTGGAGCACTTCTCAGGCGAGGACCGATCACTCCAGGACTCTTTCCgtcctctgattggccagctgaCAGACCAGTCCTCCTGTCTGGCCGCTGACCACAGAGACTCGGCCATGGAGCGGCTGGTCGGTCAACCGTCGGCTCACTcgtctgtgattggtcagctgccAGGCGTGCCGGTTCCTCCAGTGAGCCTGGATCAAGGCGGATGGGATTCCACTCTGAGTCGGATGATTGGTCGACTCTCCCATCAGTCCAGCTCTCACTGGCTGAGCGGCGGGCAGGACTTTTACGCGGGtcagctgattggtcagatggtGTCGGAGCGCTCGACCTCGTGGTTTGATGGTGAGCCGGAGGAGAGCCGGATGAGGCCGCTGGTTGGGGAGCTGGATGAGTCTGCAG GTGACAGAACTCGTGTGGCTCTCGGTGTTTCGACTGAAGCCAGCGTGCCGTCGTACCCAGCGCTGCCTCCTGAAGCCTCGTCACACAGCGCCTCTGTTCCAGATGTGGATCGACATTCACAGGACCGGACTCTGCAGAACCGGACCAGTCAAACAGACCTGGGCCCAGAGAGGACTGAAG TGTTTCCCGGCTCCGACTCATTCCACCCTCTGCTGGCTGAGGTCACACACAACGAGACCGCAGACGCCTCCACGACGTTTCACCTGCCTGAACACAACGTGCCTGAATCTCCTGAGGGGCAGCGAGCCGGCAGCGTTTCCACGTCTCCTGAAGCTCGCGATGACTCGTCTGAGTCTGAATCGTCTCCTGAGCGTCTGAGAGCCGAGCAGCCGTCCAGCTGTGTGACGACTTCCCCCGCCTTAGATCAGTCCTTGACCCAGCTCGTCACCTCCCAGAACCATCCTCCTGATGTGGAGCTGACGGCTCTGAGTCTGTCAAATCTAACCGTGTGTGATGATGCACCTGCAGCGAGCGTGTCGCAGCCAGAGGAGCCTTTCAGTGAGTCTGAGCAGAGTTTAAACCTGAGGAGTGACGTTCCTGTGTTAGAGATAATG GAAGCCGCTGGTGAGAAGGGAATCCTGGAGCAGTCGGAGATAACATTAGTGAGCCTGACGGACACGACACTGCAGGACCCAGAGACGACGATCACAGATGAAGACGAGCTTCAGGAGGACAAACATCCAGCTGGAGCGAGGGAGGAAGGACAGGAAGGCAACGAGACGGAG CAGGGATCAGAGTCTGCGTTAACGGACGAGACTCCAGAGGAAAAGAACCAAACACAGCCAG tgacgCTGTTGGAGATTCAGTGGGTTCCTGACGGAGGCCTGCAGGAGGTTTTCCAGCAGAAGCGCAGAGCTCTGATCCAGAGATCCACACACAGGATCGAGGAAATCAAGGCCAAACGAGCTCTTTCCAAGACTCGacctgagagcagagagaagtCTAAAGACTCTCAGCCGGTCAGCTGTAAGTCAAAGACCAAGTCCAAGGGAGGACGGGCCGAGCAGAACCAAACCACTGAGACATCTGGACTCAAGCAGAAGAAGCCCCAGCTGCCTCCTTCAG TAAAAGATTCCAGACTGAAGAAGGTGGACGAGATAAAGATCTGCACACCAGAGCAACGAAGACTTGATGTTTCTGAGATGCACCAGAGAACTCAGAG ACTGTacgagcagctggaggaggtgaagcGTCAGAAAGCAATCAGGAGCCGACGGGAAGCTTCTGCACAAAACAGACTGAAGGCCAAAGAGTTCCACAAG AAAACGTTACAGAAACTTCGTGCCAAGCAGCAGTGA